A genomic stretch from Falco cherrug isolate bFalChe1 chromosome 3, bFalChe1.pri, whole genome shotgun sequence includes:
- the LOC129735772 gene encoding uncharacterized protein LOC129735772 gives MKEAGRQEPASPAKPTSTLPSSDDCQKALQEVWQLPAEWEQVRPKWQEQLEQAKAEWAAWGAWSAGKDRQQPQVRAAIDTAESSSDPLLRGTQGGRSPERGSRTDIRLQGRGLPAQAREGESGSRMQATKSAVIRGTQCWVSRLPGPAAGSFQEVLWETAPVVAVCFAESVCSLAGTRHWRHLDSPPSSPAQEKGSQGEVEKGSNPSPSRAEDSSNL, from the exons atgaaggaggcaggcaggcaggagccggcTTCTCCAGCCAAACCCACCTCTACACTCCCATCCTCAGACGACTGCCAGAAAGCGCTGCAG GAggtctggcagctgcctgcagagtgGGAGCAAGTGAGGCCCAAGTGGCAAGAGCAGCTCGagcaagcaaaggcagagtGGGCGGCGTGGGGAGCCTGGTCTGCGGGGAAGGACCGACAGCAACCCCAGGTACGGGCAGCGATTGACACCGCTGAGAGCAGCAGCGACCCTCTCCTTCGGGGCACCCAGGGCGGCAGGTCTCCAGAGCGGGGGAGCAGGACAGACATccggctgcagggcaggggtttGCCTGCTCAGGCTCGTGAGGGAGAGAGTGGCAGCAGGATGCAAGCGACAAAATCGGCCGTGATAAGAGGCACGCAGTGCTGGGTCTCCCGgctgccaggtcctgctgcaggctccttTCAAGAGGTCCTCTGGGAAACAGCACCTGTGGTTGCCGTCTGCTTTGCTGAGAGCGTCTGCTCCTTGGCAGGCACTCGGCACTGGAGGCACTTGGACTCCccaccctccagcccagcccaggagaaaggcagccaaggagaggtggagaaaggctccaacccctctcccagccgagcagaagacagcagcaacCTCTAG